In a genomic window of Cytobacillus sp. FSL H8-0458:
- a CDS encoding immune inhibitor A domain-containing protein codes for MSNKNKPFKVVSSITASTMMAAALFAGSFAGTTAAPSKASAEELSAPIDLNIVNEDRLGKALKERGLIKKDASSIEIEKAVKDYINEKQGEKQPGSTKDSHDHNNEFDKKTKDFLTKQKEKLSKQLNKGHKNFKKGKPDGYVKVDPAKEANYNGDVRTDKVLVLLTEFEDFKHNNVTQEEGYMYADDFSKEHYEKLMFGDTEFELFNGDKVKTFKQFYEEQSGGSYTVDGTVSEWLTVPGKAADYGDDNPNGGHDNLSPLGPRDLVKEALKAAVDAGMDLSEYDEFDLYDLDGDGNLNEPDGLVDHLMIIHAGTGQEAGGGALGDDAIWSHRWTLGGVFAVPDTTAKVDYWGGKMGAFDYTIQPEDGAVGVFAHEFGHDLGLPDEYDTQYTGQGEPVASWSIMSGGSWNGKIAGTEPTSFSPQNKEFFQKGMGGNWANIMEVNYEDIDKNGLATVIDQSVTKSKNPGIVKVNLPEKEVKGIAPAFGEKYYYSTKGDDLHTTLTTPEFDLTSATTATFNAKAYFDIEFDYDYLTVTAKAADGTKTELDVIGDNDTDGDARAESSKGQWIDKTYDLSAFAGKKVSLTFEYVTDGGLALDGFAMDEITVTADGNVIFTDDAEGVSQMALDGFIVSSGISFAKNHYYLEWRNHAGSDTALAQSRGVKYNTGLVVWYADDSHTDNWVGVHPGEGFLGVVDSHPEAITGLLDGKETVSQSTRYQIADAAFSLDKAPAWEVSSPTRGDYDYPGLKGISVFDDSNKYINSLIPDAGRIVPEHGLKFQVVGEAKDNSAGAVWIHK; via the coding sequence ATGAGTAATAAGAATAAACCTTTTAAGGTTGTATCTTCCATTACAGCCAGCACGATGATGGCAGCTGCACTATTTGCGGGATCTTTTGCCGGGACAACAGCAGCTCCTTCAAAAGCTTCAGCAGAGGAACTTTCTGCACCGATTGATTTAAACATTGTGAATGAAGACCGCCTCGGAAAGGCTTTAAAAGAAAGAGGATTGATTAAAAAGGATGCTTCCTCCATAGAAATAGAAAAGGCAGTAAAGGATTACATAAATGAAAAACAAGGTGAAAAGCAGCCTGGAAGTACAAAAGATAGCCATGACCACAACAATGAATTTGACAAGAAGACTAAGGACTTCTTAACGAAACAAAAAGAAAAGCTGTCAAAGCAGCTGAATAAAGGTCATAAAAACTTCAAAAAGGGCAAACCGGACGGCTATGTAAAAGTAGATCCGGCCAAAGAAGCAAACTACAATGGTGATGTCAGAACAGACAAAGTGCTTGTGCTTTTAACTGAATTTGAAGATTTCAAGCATAACAATGTAACACAGGAAGAGGGCTACATGTACGCTGATGATTTCAGCAAAGAGCACTATGAAAAACTGATGTTTGGCGATACTGAATTTGAATTATTTAATGGAGATAAAGTAAAAACATTTAAGCAATTCTATGAAGAGCAGTCCGGAGGCAGCTACACTGTGGACGGCACTGTGTCTGAATGGCTGACGGTCCCTGGAAAAGCGGCCGATTATGGTGATGATAACCCTAACGGAGGCCATGACAATCTATCTCCCCTTGGACCTCGCGACTTAGTAAAAGAGGCTTTAAAAGCAGCTGTAGACGCTGGAATGGATCTTTCAGAGTACGATGAATTTGATCTATATGATTTAGATGGAGATGGAAACCTTAACGAGCCTGATGGATTGGTTGACCATCTCATGATTATTCACGCTGGTACAGGACAGGAAGCTGGCGGAGGTGCACTCGGTGATGATGCCATCTGGTCTCACCGCTGGACGCTTGGCGGAGTATTTGCTGTTCCGGATACAACTGCCAAGGTAGATTATTGGGGCGGAAAAATGGGCGCATTTGATTATACGATTCAGCCGGAAGACGGAGCTGTCGGGGTGTTTGCCCATGAGTTCGGCCACGATCTAGGATTGCCTGACGAGTATGATACGCAATACACCGGTCAAGGTGAGCCGGTTGCTTCCTGGTCCATCATGAGCGGCGGCAGCTGGAACGGCAAAATAGCTGGTACAGAGCCAACCAGCTTCTCACCGCAAAACAAAGAATTTTTCCAAAAAGGCATGGGTGGAAATTGGGCCAATATTATGGAAGTAAATTATGAAGATATCGATAAAAATGGCTTGGCAACAGTTATTGACCAAAGTGTAACCAAATCTAAAAACCCTGGAATTGTAAAAGTGAATCTTCCTGAAAAAGAAGTGAAGGGAATTGCACCTGCGTTTGGGGAGAAATATTACTACAGCACAAAAGGCGACGATCTTCATACCACTTTGACGACGCCGGAATTTGATTTAACAAGTGCAACAACAGCAACATTTAATGCAAAGGCATATTTTGATATTGAGTTTGATTATGATTATCTGACTGTTACTGCAAAAGCAGCCGATGGGACGAAAACTGAGCTGGATGTAATCGGTGATAATGATACAGATGGCGATGCCCGTGCTGAATCTTCAAAAGGACAATGGATAGATAAGACATATGACTTAAGCGCATTTGCCGGTAAAAAAGTTAGCCTGACATTTGAATATGTAACAGATGGAGGCTTAGCATTGGACGGATTTGCGATGGATGAAATCACGGTAACTGCTGATGGAAATGTGATTTTCACAGACGATGCTGAAGGTGTCTCTCAGATGGCACTTGACGGATTCATTGTTTCCAGCGGAATCAGCTTTGCGAAGAACCATTATTACCTTGAGTGGAGAAATCACGCAGGCTCCGATACGGCTCTTGCCCAATCAAGAGGGGTAAAATACAACACTGGTTTAGTTGTTTGGTATGCCGATGACAGCCACACAGACAACTGGGTTGGCGTTCATCCGGGAGAAGGTTTTCTTGGAGTGGTGGATTCACATCCGGAAGCCATTACCGGTCTGTTAGACGGCAAAGAAACAGTATCTCAAAGCACAAGATATCAGATTGCAGATGCTGCGTTCTCCTTGGACAAAGCACCAGCATGGGAAGTAAGCTCGCCAACCCGCGGTGATTATGACTACCCTGGCCTAAAAGGAATTTCTGTTTTTGATGATTCTAACAAATACATCAACAGTCTGATTCCTGATGCAGGACGAATTGTTCCTGAACATGGCCTGAAATTCCAAGTGGTCGGTGAAGCAAAGGACAACTCTGCCGGAGCCGTGTGGATTCACAAGTAA
- a CDS encoding spore germination protein, whose translation MSILKSLLKMRKKKEYPVHIEETADPGPNLKSMNLKQLKEKINAEFGSTIDLSMDELKTEGKDALLIYLTTMIDTKLLKETILQSISGKEAGFKLTTEDDLKSLCKEKFGGAGYQLVGSFDEIITSLLNGNIIILFNDMEKALSLSMAIGEDRSITEPSTQTVIRGPKDGFVESITTNVSLLRRRIKNRNLRFEKFTIGSETNTSVYIGYMEGTANEKIVGEVRKRLGQIKANAIFESGNIEELIADKSATPFPLALNSERPDAVAANLLEGKIAILVDGTPFVLVVPAVLVDFFSIAEDYYQNFMMGSFLRIIRYLSFMIALITPSLYVGILTFHHELLPTPLLLGIIAQREGVPFPAVIEVILMEVTFEILREAGVRMPRAVGQTVSIVGALVIGQAAAEAGIISNIMVIIVAITAIANFVSPTYSFAAAARLLRFLLIIVSAILGLYGVLIVLVFIVAHLSSLRSFGIPYLSPVAPFIIEQQKDVFFRFPIWSMRKRPAYLKTQNPEKFPKTGSPSPPPMKGEQSN comes from the coding sequence TTGAGTATTCTTAAATCACTTTTAAAAATGCGCAAAAAAAAGGAATACCCTGTTCATATTGAGGAAACGGCAGACCCAGGCCCGAATCTTAAAAGTATGAACCTGAAACAGCTGAAAGAAAAAATAAACGCAGAGTTCGGAAGTACGATTGATTTAAGCATGGATGAGCTGAAGACAGAAGGCAAAGATGCGCTGCTTATCTATCTTACAACCATGATTGATACTAAATTACTAAAGGAAACGATCCTGCAATCCATCAGCGGGAAAGAGGCTGGGTTTAAATTAACAACAGAGGATGATTTAAAGTCTTTATGCAAGGAGAAATTCGGAGGAGCAGGCTATCAGCTGGTTGGGTCATTCGATGAAATTATCACCTCTCTGCTTAATGGAAACATCATCATTTTATTTAATGATATGGAAAAGGCGCTTTCCCTTTCCATGGCTATCGGCGAAGACCGGTCCATAACAGAGCCAAGCACTCAGACGGTCATCCGCGGTCCTAAGGATGGGTTCGTGGAGTCAATAACTACAAATGTAAGCCTGCTGAGAAGAAGAATAAAAAACAGAAATCTCCGTTTTGAAAAATTCACCATTGGTTCTGAGACTAACACTTCTGTATACATCGGGTATATGGAAGGGACGGCAAATGAAAAGATTGTTGGGGAGGTACGCAAAAGGCTTGGCCAGATAAAGGCGAACGCCATCTTTGAATCCGGAAATATTGAAGAGCTGATTGCAGATAAATCTGCGACACCTTTTCCGCTGGCTCTGAATAGTGAGAGGCCTGATGCGGTGGCAGCCAATTTGCTTGAAGGGAAGATTGCCATCCTTGTTGATGGTACACCTTTTGTGCTGGTGGTTCCGGCTGTACTGGTCGATTTTTTTTCCATCGCAGAAGATTATTATCAAAACTTCATGATGGGAAGCTTCTTAAGAATAATCCGATATTTATCCTTTATGATTGCCTTGATTACGCCCTCCTTATATGTTGGTATTTTAACCTTTCATCACGAACTTCTGCCCACGCCCCTGCTTCTCGGGATTATTGCCCAGCGGGAAGGGGTGCCGTTTCCAGCAGTCATTGAAGTAATATTGATGGAAGTAACCTTTGAGATCCTGAGGGAAGCCGGTGTTCGGATGCCAAGGGCTGTCGGGCAGACTGTTTCAATTGTAGGGGCTCTCGTGATCGGACAGGCTGCAGCAGAGGCAGGGATTATATCGAATATTATGGTCATCATTGTCGCTATTACAGCCATCGCCAATTTTGTATCACCAACTTATAGTTTTGCTGCAGCAGCAAGGCTGTTAAGGTTTCTCCTGATTATTGTGTCAGCCATATTGGGCTTGTATGGCGTCCTGATTGTACTTGTTTTTATTGTGGCCCATCTGAGCTCTCTCAGATCTTTTGGCATTCCATATCTTTCGCCGGTGGCACCGTTTATCATCGAGCAGCAGAAGGATGTATTTTTTCGATTCCCGATCTGGAGCATGAGGAAGAGGCCGGCTTATTTAAAAACGCAGAATCCTGAAAAATTTCCAAAGACAGGTTCGCCTTCTCCTCCGCCAATGAAAGGAGAGCAGTCCAATTGA
- a CDS encoding DEAD/DEAH box helicase produces MTQSFIENMKPFIQEAWKKSAFAQPTTIQAEAVPPALEGRDIIAESPTGTGKTLAYLLPVLEKIDPDKQAVQAVILASSQELIMQILSEIQKWAEGSGIKAASFIGGANVKRQLEKLKKHPHIALGTPGRVLELIKQKKLKMHEVKTVVLDEGDQLLVKEHTQTVQNIVKSTLKERQVLLFSATLPPVVEQLAKELTADADVIRVEKDETIQAAGVDHIYFVAEARDKIKMLEKISRLEDIKALVFVKDIGNLTVMAEKLDFKNISSSTLHGDLSKFDRQKAIKNFRTGKTNMLIATDVAARGLDIKGVTHVVHFDFPKDMNQYVHRSGRTGRFGAGGTVISLVTEREERELKQMAKELGLTAEKKVMRGGQIV; encoded by the coding sequence ATGACACAATCTTTTATTGAAAATATGAAGCCATTTATCCAGGAGGCATGGAAAAAGTCTGCATTTGCACAGCCGACGACCATTCAGGCAGAGGCGGTTCCTCCGGCATTGGAAGGCAGAGATATTATTGCCGAGTCTCCGACTGGAACAGGCAAGACGCTTGCTTACCTGCTGCCGGTCCTTGAAAAAATCGATCCGGATAAACAGGCGGTTCAGGCTGTCATTTTAGCCTCTTCACAGGAGCTTATTATGCAGATATTAAGCGAGATCCAAAAATGGGCTGAAGGCAGCGGGATAAAAGCCGCTTCTTTTATCGGCGGAGCCAATGTGAAAAGGCAGCTTGAAAAATTGAAGAAGCATCCGCACATCGCTTTAGGAACGCCGGGACGGGTGCTCGAGCTGATTAAACAGAAAAAGCTGAAAATGCATGAAGTCAAAACCGTTGTCCTTGATGAAGGTGATCAGCTTCTCGTTAAGGAACACACTCAGACGGTTCAAAACATTGTTAAATCTACATTAAAAGAACGCCAGGTCCTGCTGTTTTCAGCGACACTGCCGCCGGTTGTTGAGCAGCTTGCGAAAGAACTGACAGCTGATGCTGATGTCATTCGTGTCGAGAAGGATGAAACCATTCAGGCTGCTGGTGTGGACCATATTTATTTTGTGGCAGAAGCACGGGATAAAATCAAAATGCTCGAAAAGATTTCAAGGCTTGAAGACATAAAGGCACTGGTATTTGTCAAGGATATCGGCAACCTCACAGTAATGGCCGAAAAGCTTGATTTTAAAAATATCTCCTCAAGCACTCTGCACGGTGACCTGAGCAAATTTGACAGGCAGAAAGCCATCAAGAACTTCCGCACGGGCAAAACGAATATGCTGATTGCCACAGATGTTGCAGCAAGGGGGCTGGACATTAAAGGAGTTACACATGTCGTACATTTCGACTTCCCGAAGGATATGAATCAATATGTCCACCGCTCTGGAAGAACAGGAAGATTCGGCGCAGGCGGAACCGTTATTTCTCTCGTCACTGAAAGAGAAGAGCGCGAACTTAAACAAATGGCAAAAGAACTGGGCCTCACTGCTGAAAAGAAAGTCATGCGCGGCGGCCAAATCGTATAA
- a CDS encoding FAD-dependent oxidoreductase: protein MTTSNHKTPQYPEPYWREEELPAFDKLREDALTDIAIVGGGITGITAGYLLAKEGFKVAILEAGNILNGTTGHTTAKVTAQHGLIYDELISHFGVEKAKLYYQASADALNFVRNTITEKQIECDFSNEEAIIYAVSEEYAQKVDKERQAYEKLGIPHGMKDSIPFNINTTAVLSMFDQAQFHPVKYLKKLLRDFVDLGGIVYENTTAADIEEGSLPDVVTRDGHRLKCKYVIAASHFPFADMKGFYFSRLSPERSYVLGVKIKEDFPGGMYYSADSPTRSLRYTPYNGEKLILVSGDSHKTGHGPDTMKHYNALEVFAEEVLGITDYPYRWSAQDLYTLDKVPYIGPITSKQKNIFVATGYRKWGMTNGTAAAMLIKDQIMERDNPYAELFTPSRFQADPSIKKFIAANTDVAGQLIKGKLEFVPKETGDLSNDEGGVVMIKGKRTGAYRDPEGSLHLVDTTCTHMGCECEWNHGDRTWDCPCHGSRFSYDGTVVEGPAAKPLKKVEE from the coding sequence ATGACGACATCCAACCACAAAACTCCCCAATATCCGGAGCCATATTGGAGGGAAGAGGAACTTCCCGCCTTTGACAAGCTCAGAGAAGATGCTCTAACGGACATTGCGATTGTCGGCGGAGGCATCACCGGTATTACGGCAGGGTACCTTCTTGCCAAGGAAGGCTTTAAAGTGGCGATTCTTGAAGCCGGCAATATCCTGAACGGCACCACTGGCCATACCACAGCCAAAGTGACGGCACAGCATGGCTTAATATATGATGAATTGATCAGCCACTTCGGCGTGGAAAAAGCCAAGCTCTATTATCAGGCTTCGGCTGATGCACTGAATTTCGTCCGGAACACAATAACGGAAAAACAAATTGAATGCGACTTCAGTAATGAAGAAGCAATCATCTATGCTGTATCAGAGGAGTATGCACAAAAAGTCGATAAAGAGCGGCAAGCCTATGAAAAACTCGGAATCCCACACGGAATGAAGGACAGCATTCCGTTTAACATCAACACTACTGCGGTGCTTTCCATGTTTGACCAGGCCCAGTTCCATCCGGTGAAATACTTGAAAAAGCTCCTTAGGGACTTTGTGGATTTGGGCGGAATTGTTTATGAAAATACAACAGCAGCAGATATTGAAGAAGGCAGTCTTCCTGATGTGGTAACCAGAGATGGCCATCGCCTGAAATGCAAATATGTCATTGCTGCTTCCCACTTCCCTTTTGCAGATATGAAAGGGTTTTATTTTTCCAGATTATCTCCGGAAAGATCTTATGTACTTGGCGTAAAAATCAAAGAGGACTTTCCAGGAGGCATGTATTACAGTGCCGATTCACCGACCCGCTCGCTGAGGTACACACCTTATAACGGAGAAAAGCTTATTTTAGTGAGCGGCGACAGCCACAAGACGGGCCATGGGCCGGATACGATGAAGCACTACAATGCCCTCGAAGTCTTTGCTGAAGAGGTGCTCGGCATAACCGACTATCCTTATCGATGGTCTGCCCAGGATTTATACACACTTGATAAGGTCCCGTATATTGGCCCGATTACATCCAAACAGAAGAATATCTTTGTCGCAACAGGCTACCGGAAATGGGGAATGACAAACGGGACAGCAGCTGCCATGCTGATAAAGGATCAGATTATGGAAAGGGACAACCCTTATGCAGAGCTGTTTACGCCATCGAGATTCCAGGCTGACCCAAGCATTAAAAAATTTATTGCGGCCAATACAGATGTAGCCGGACAGCTGATTAAGGGGAAGCTTGAATTCGTGCCAAAAGAAACAGGAGATCTGTCAAATGATGAAGGCGGCGTAGTGATGATTAAAGGGAAACGGACAGGTGCTTACAGGGATCCTGAAGGCAGCCTCCATCTTGTGGATACCACCTGCACCCACATGGGATGTGAATGCGAATGGAACCATGGTGACCGTACATGGGACTGCCCATGCCACGGGTCCCGCTTTTCCTATGATGGAACCGTCGTGGAAGGTCCGGCTGCCAAACCGCTGAAGAAAGTGGAAGAATAA
- a CDS encoding GerAB/ArcD/ProY family transporter, whose protein sequence is MLKENISLSQLLTLLINFLLGSAIVVGVGGDAKKDAWIAIAASIIFGFGIMLFYYFLISRVPGKNLYELMEIGFKRPIAIIFSNIYTVYFLYLASRVVRDFGELIASAILPSTPIEIISLTICLAMAYILYLGLEVLGRTSEIFTPYLFGFLFLLTILLFASGNANLYEIKPVLGDGLKPVLKALFPTLIVFPFGELVAFTLILPVVTNFKYCLRVSLLGVAIAGALLLFAMFLMIVTLGADALLRSNFPMLSSAREVSIGNFIERIDALVVFIMMLGILVKGSVFMFAGLKGLEYTFRLPYRYFSMPAAMIVSAYSVLISVNFGDHWQEGLEMVPYFLHLPMQFGLPSLLLIAVLWTRRKKKAKPGTKGMKF, encoded by the coding sequence ATGTTAAAAGAGAATATCTCTCTCAGCCAGCTGCTGACATTGTTGATCAATTTCCTTTTAGGAAGCGCCATTGTTGTCGGAGTAGGCGGAGATGCCAAGAAAGATGCCTGGATTGCCATTGCAGCTTCCATTATATTTGGGTTTGGGATCATGCTATTCTATTACTTCCTGATCAGCAGAGTGCCCGGAAAAAATTTGTATGAGCTCATGGAAATTGGCTTCAAAAGACCGATTGCCATTATTTTTTCCAATATATATACAGTTTATTTTCTGTACCTTGCCAGCCGGGTAGTCCGGGATTTTGGGGAATTGATTGCTTCGGCCATTCTGCCGTCGACGCCAATTGAGATCATTTCGCTGACCATCTGTCTTGCCATGGCCTATATTTTATATCTCGGTCTTGAAGTCCTTGGCAGAACTTCAGAAATTTTTACCCCTTATTTATTCGGATTTTTATTCCTTCTGACCATCCTTTTATTTGCAAGCGGGAATGCCAATTTATATGAAATAAAGCCCGTGCTCGGAGATGGGCTCAAGCCTGTTTTGAAGGCGCTTTTTCCAACTTTGATCGTATTTCCTTTTGGCGAGCTTGTTGCATTTACACTTATCCTCCCGGTAGTAACGAATTTTAAATATTGCCTGCGTGTGTCATTGCTGGGAGTGGCAATTGCGGGTGCACTTTTATTATTTGCGATGTTTTTGATGATTGTGACACTTGGAGCTGATGCTTTGCTGCGTTCCAATTTTCCCATGCTGAGTTCAGCCCGTGAGGTCTCCATCGGCAATTTCATCGAAAGAATTGATGCCCTCGTTGTTTTTATCATGATGCTGGGAATTTTGGTAAAGGGGTCGGTGTTTATGTTTGCAGGATTGAAGGGCCTGGAATACACCTTCAGACTTCCGTACCGGTATTTTTCCATGCCTGCAGCCATGATTGTTTCAGCTTATTCTGTATTGATATCAGTAAATTTCGGTGACCATTGGCAGGAGGGACTTGAGATGGTCCCATACTTCCTGCATTTGCCGATGCAGTTCGGGCTGCCTTCACTTCTTTTAATCGCAGTTTTATGGACGAGGCGAAAGAAAAAGGCTAAACCTGGCACGAAGGGGATGAAGTTTTGA
- a CDS encoding amidase family protein, with the protein MENPRLKSFHDDFLLEATIDEMQKKMQSGEITSKELVLMYMNRIGQLDKNIHSVLELNPDALHIAAALDAEREKKGPRSPLHGIPILLKDNIDTGDKMQTTAGSLALKGHYAQSDSFVASQLRKAGAVIIGKTNMTEWANFMTEGMPSGYSSRGGQTLNPYGPGKFDVGGSSAGSGAAIAANFAAAAIGTETSGSILSPASQNSLVGIKPTVGLVSRTGIIPIAHSQDTAGPMARTVKDAALLLNVLAVSDENDPVTLTNQDLQGKDFTAFLDENGLQGARIGIARETYFDYLSSEKLAIMNQAVARLNELGAEVVDEVVIPSTKTEWSYDVLTYEFKADVNAYLRTVAPHLHIRTLSDVIEFNEKNSEKCLKYGQSILIEAEQTSGDLTEMSYISALEKDIYFSGERGIDYVMQEHNLDAIVFPNNFGAGIPAKAGYPSITVPAGYTPEGEPVGITFTGLAYSEPLLIKLAYAFEQAARHRKAPELEVLASE; encoded by the coding sequence ATGGAGAATCCAAGGCTAAAGAGTTTTCATGATGACTTTTTGCTTGAAGCCACGATAGATGAAATGCAGAAAAAAATGCAAAGTGGGGAAATTACATCCAAAGAACTTGTATTAATGTATATGAACCGAATTGGACAGCTGGATAAAAACATTCATTCTGTTTTAGAACTCAATCCGGATGCCCTGCATATTGCAGCTGCTCTTGATGCGGAAAGAGAAAAGAAGGGGCCGCGCAGCCCTCTTCATGGCATTCCCATATTGTTAAAGGATAATATTGATACAGGAGACAAAATGCAGACAACTGCCGGGTCACTTGCTTTAAAGGGTCACTATGCACAAAGTGATTCATTTGTGGCTTCTCAATTAAGAAAAGCGGGAGCCGTCATTATCGGAAAAACGAATATGACAGAATGGGCCAATTTTATGACGGAAGGGATGCCGAGCGGTTACAGCTCACGTGGCGGACAGACCTTAAATCCATATGGGCCGGGGAAATTTGATGTGGGAGGTTCGAGCGCAGGGTCCGGTGCCGCTATTGCCGCTAATTTTGCCGCTGCAGCCATTGGAACGGAGACATCAGGCTCCATATTAAGTCCTGCCAGCCAGAATTCTCTCGTAGGGATAAAGCCGACAGTCGGACTTGTCAGCCGAACCGGGATTATTCCAATTGCCCATAGCCAGGACACTGCCGGGCCAATGGCGAGAACTGTAAAGGATGCCGCATTATTATTAAACGTGCTTGCAGTCTCTGACGAAAATGATCCGGTTACCCTGACAAATCAGGATCTGCAGGGGAAGGATTTTACCGCTTTCCTTGATGAAAACGGACTGCAGGGCGCACGAATCGGCATTGCCAGAGAGACATATTTTGACTACTTAAGTTCAGAGAAGCTCGCGATCATGAATCAAGCAGTAGCCCGGTTAAATGAGCTCGGTGCAGAGGTGGTCGACGAAGTAGTGATTCCTTCCACAAAAACTGAGTGGAGCTACGACGTCCTGACTTATGAATTTAAAGCGGATGTGAATGCCTATCTGCGTACTGTCGCACCCCACCTTCATATTCGCACCCTGTCAGATGTCATTGAATTTAATGAAAAGAATAGCGAAAAGTGCTTAAAATACGGTCAATCCATTCTGATTGAAGCGGAGCAAACAAGTGGAGATTTAACGGAAATGTCCTACATCTCTGCACTTGAGAAGGATATCTATTTTTCAGGAGAGCGGGGTATTGATTATGTGATGCAGGAGCATAATCTGGATGCCATCGTGTTCCCGAATAATTTTGGAGCAGGAATCCCTGCAAAAGCGGGATATCCATCCATCACAGTACCGGCCGGGTATACCCCGGAAGGAGAGCCGGTGGGCATCACATTTACAGGACTTGCCTACAGTGAGCCGCTCCTGATCAAACTTGCTTATGCCTTTGAACAGGCTGCCAGGCATAGAAAAGCACCTGAACTTGAAGTGCTGGCATCAGAATAA